Within Fusobacterium gonidiaformans ATCC 25563, the genomic segment TAAACAACCATATAAACTCATTTTTCCATTTTCAAATTTTGAAAAATCATAATCAATTTTAGAAAAAATTTCTAATGCTTCTTTATCATAAAAATAAGAGGCATAATGTTTACTTCCATAAACTCTAGCATAAAATGGTATCAATAATGTTTCTTCCACTCCAGTTAATTGTATCCTTGTCATAAATTCCTCCTTTTATATTCTAATAATCTATTATAGTTGATTCTTATTTCTACTTCTACCCCAAAAAAAAGAAAAAAAGCTCTGAAAAATAAATACCTTTTTCAAAGCCTTCTTTTCTTAAAAATTCATGTACTAATTTTTTTCTAATTCTTTTTTAAAAATTCCATTTAAAATTAAAGCCAATGCTCCATCTCCTGTTACATTACAAGCTGTCCCAAAACTATCTTGTAAAGCAAAGATGGTTAACATTAAAGCTGTTCCTGTTTCATCAAAGCCAACAACAGAAATAATAATTCCCAAAGATGCCATAACCGTTCCACCAGGAACCCCAGGAGCTCCTACTGCAAAAATTCCTAGTAAGAACACGAATAAAATCATAGTTCCCACAGATGGTAGACTACCATACAAGATTTTAGAAACTGTCATTACAAAGAAAACTTCTGTCAATACAGAACCGCATAAATGAGTCGTTGCTCCCAAAGGAATTGCAAAATCAGCTACATCATCATGTAATACATTTGATTTTTTAGCACAACTCAATGCCACCGGTAAAGTAGCAGCAGATGACATTGTTCCTACCGCTGTTAGATAAGCCGGTCCATAATGTTTTAACAGGCTCCAAGGATTTTTTCCTGAAATAGCCCCTCCCAATAAGTATAAAACTGCTAGCCAAATATAATGTCCTAACAATACAATCACAATTACTTTTAGGAATACCGGAAATTGTTTTGTAATACTTCCTTCATAAGATAATGTAGCAAAAGTACTCGCAATAAAAATAGGTAATAAAGGAATTACTATTTTATAAACAACACTTAACATAATCTCATTAAATTCATCTAATAATTCTTCTGTCTTTTTAGAATTAGTCCAAATAACAGCTAGTCCTAAAACAATAGATAATACAAGAGCTGTCATCACAGACACTACTGGAGGAACTTCCACTTTAAAGATTAATTCGGGAATTTCCTTCAATCCTTCTACATTTGTTATAATATTTAACTTAGGAATTAAGATATATCCTGCAACCATAGAAAATAAAGCAGCTCCTACCGAAGAACTATAAGATAACCCTAACATAGTTCCCAACATTTTACTTGCATTCGATTTCATTTTCGTAATCGCCGGAGTGATAAAACCTAAAATGATAAGAGGAACAATGAAGAAAATAATTTGTCCTATCAAAAACTTAATCGTATTAATAATACCAATCACTTGCTCATTTGCATAAAGTCCTACAATAATCCCAATGATAACTCCCAATAACAATTTAACAATCAGATTGTCCTTTAATTTTGCCATTCGACACACCTCCATATTTTTCTGTCTATTATTCTAACATAGAATGAAAAAATTATCCATAACTTTATGAAAAGAAACAAAAAAGAAGAGCTTTATCACTCTTCTCTCTGTAAATTTTTCTTTGTCTACAAGAAAACTAAGAAATTTTATCTCCTGCCGTACTACCAGAACGTAAAGTATAAATTTCTTCAATATGAATCACAACAGCAGCTTTTGGTGCTCCCATTTTTCCTTTTGCCCACTCTACTGCTTCATCATAATATTTTCCTTCTGTAAATACTTCTGCCTTTCCTACAAAACGATACCCATCTAATTTAGACCAATCAGCATAAGCTACTGCTACTTTCCCGTTATCTATTAAATTTTTCATAGTTTGTTTCCCTGTATTTTCATTATAAATCAAAGTATGTTCATCTAAGAGTCTCATAGAACGTTTTGGACCAATATTTGGAATTCCATCATTACTTACAGTCGATACATAAGCCAGTTCTTTTTCTATCATTTCTTTCATTACGTCTGTTAACATTTTATTACCTCCTAATATTTTAAAATACTGAATATTTTATATTATATATTAGTTTATCTCTTTTGTCAATTTTATATAATATATCCTTTTCTTCTTAAAATATCTTCAGAAAATGTATCTGCTGGCTTATATCCATCTTTTAATAAATTTTTAGTGTAAATTCCATTATATAAGAAACTTAAAATGAGTTGTGCCATACAAAGAGTACAAGCATTTAAAATCAGCATAACAATAAACCACATTGCATCTCCACGAAATAGTGGAACAAAGAAACCAAAGAAAAATGTAGTCCAAGAAAAACCAAGATAAGATTTCTTAAGAGCTCCATTTTTTTCTAATTGAATTGTTGTTGCCATTCTTCTACCTCCTCTCTAATCCTCATATCCATTTGGATGAGATTTATGCCAATTCCATGCAGTTTCAATAATTTTTTCTAAACTATTGTATTTGGGCGTCCATTTCAATTCATGCATTGCTTTTTCAGAAGAAGCTACCAACTTTGCAGGATCTCCTGCTCTTCTTGGAGAAGTTTCTGCCGGAATTGTATGCCCTGTAACCTTTCTACAAACTTCAATTACTTCTTTCACTGAAAATCCTTCCCCATTTCCCAAATTAAAAACAGTACTGTCTCCTCCCTTTCGTAATCGATTTAAAGCTAAAATGTGAGCATCTGCTAAATCCATAACATGAATATAATCTCGAATACAAGTTCCGTCTTGCGTTGGATAGTCATCTCCATAAATTCCAATCTTCGCTCTTTGACCTAAAGCAACTTGCAACACAATAGGGATTAAATGTGTTTCCGTTGTATGTGCTTCTCCAATTTCTCCACTCGCATGAGCACCGGCCACATTAAAATATCGCAAGGCAGTATACTTAATTCCATATGCTTTATCACACCATTTTAGCATTTTTTCAACACATAATTTGCTTTCTCCATAAGGATTTGTCGGAAAAGTGGTATCCGTTTCTAAAATAGGAATATTTTCCGGCTCCCCATAAGTCGCAGCAGTGGAAGAAAATACAATATGATTTACTTTGTATTTTTTCATTGCCTTTAATAGACATAAAGTCCCATAAAAATTATTTTCAAAATATTTTAAGGGCTCTTCCACACTTTCTCCTACCAAGGAAAAAGCGGCAAAATCAATAACTCCATCAATACTATGCTTTTCAAAAGCATGATTTAAAAATTCTTCATCTCGTAAATCTCCAAGTAAAAGTTCTGCTCTCTCATCTACCGCATCCACATGACCTGTAATTAAATTATCAATAACAACAACTTTTTCTCCTTGGTCTAATAATGCTTTTACAACATGACTTCCAATATATCCTGCTCCACCACATACCAATACTGCCATCGTTTTCCTCCTTAATTTTCATTGACTGCTTCCACGAATCTTAACAAACCTTTTCGTCCTTCTTCTGTTCTTTTATATACTCCTGCATCTTCTAAAACATGAGAGAATACAATTCCCACTTCTTTTTCTAAATCAATCTCTGCATTTGGAAAAGAAGCAATCCAATCGTAGTGTTTTATTACTCTTTCATCCGCTTTTATTTTTTCTAAATAGCTTTCCTCTTTTAAATATCCTCGAATGATTTCTAATTCTTCTTTTAGTCTTCCAGGTAATACAGCTAGTCCCATAACTTCAATTAAACCAATATTTTCCTTTTTAATATTATGATATTCCTTATGAGGATGGAAAATTCCAAGTGGGTGTTCTTCACTTCTCCTATTGTTTCGAAGCACCAAATCCATTTCAAAATTTTCTCCTCTTCTACGTCCAATAGGGGTAATGGTGTTGTGTGCTTCTTCTCCTGTGTAAGCAAAAATACCACACTCTTCATCACTATATTCTCTCCAAGTCCTCAAAATTTTATCAGATAAATTTATAATCGCTTCTCGATTAGGAGAAGAAATACGAAGTACAGACATTGGCCATTTCACAATTCCGGCCTTCACTTTTTCAAAGCCTTGAAATACAATTTCTTCTTCTATCTCAGCTTTCGCCATAGGAAATTCATGATTTCCCCCTTGATAGTGGTCATGACTTAAAATAGAACCTCCCACAATTGGTAAATCCGCATTCGAACCTAAAAAATAATGAGGAACTTGTTCTAAAAAATCTGTAATTCTTGCAAAACTACCTCGACTAATTTTCATCGGTCTATGTTCTCTTGAAAACACAATCGCATGTTCATTGTAATAAACATAAGGAGAATACTGTAAATACCATTTTTCTTCTTCTAAAATAAATGGCAGCACTCTATGATTTTGTCTCGCCGGGTGATTTCCTCGACCCGCATATCCTACATTCTCATAACAAAGTAAACATTGAGGATAAGAAGAGCTTGGTAAATTTTTTTGCCTTTCAATATCTCTGGGATCCTTTTCAGGCTTTGATAAGTTGATTGTAATTTCTAAATTTCCATATTCTGTTGGAACTTTCCAGTATACATTCTTTGCAATTCTATCCATACGAATATAATTTGTCTTTTGAGAAAATTCATAAAATTTTTGAGTTGCCACTTCCTTGCTGAATTCAGAAGTTGCTCGAAATCTATCAATAACTTGGCTAGGACTTGGAGTCAATTTTCCCATAATTTTTGTATCAAACAGCTCTCGATTTCCGGCAGTATCTTCTATAATTCCTTGCTCTACTGCATAATCACATAAGGTATCCAAAATACTTTGTGGATACTTTGGCATCATACATGCAGAAATAGGCATTTCTTTCCATTCTGTTAAATGAAACAAATCCATCAATTCATTTCTAACCCAAATTTCATCATAATCTACTATTAACTCATTTTCTAGTCCATACTTAATCAATCGGTTTAAAGTACCATGGATTTCTGCCATTAAAATTCACCTAACTTTCTTGTTCCTTCTCCAATCTTTGCAATATAAAACTCTGCCTTTAATCCTGTCTTTTCTTGATATTTTTTTCCAACATTTTCAATAAAATGTTCTACTGCTTCATTTTTTACAATACTAACCGTACAGCCCCCAAAACCTGCACCTGTCATTCGAGAACCTAAACATCCTTCTTCTTCCCAGGCTGCTTCCACTAAACTATCTAATTCAAAACCTGTTACTTCATAATCATCTCGCAAAGAAATATGAGAATCATTCATCAGTTTTCCAAAAGCACAAATATCATTTTGATTTAATTTTTCCACAGCTATTTTTGTTCTCTCATTTTCTGCCACTGCATGTTTTGCTCTTTTTTGTTTTTCTTCTCCCAAAATCAAAGATTTTTTTTCTTCAAATTCTTGAAGGGATAATTCTCCTAAATATTGAATCTTACATCCTTCTTTTTGAAGATCTGCAACAGCAGCCTCACAAGAAGCTCTTCTCTCATTATATTTAGAATCTGCTAAACCTCTTTTTTTATTGGTATTCGCAATCACAATAGAGGCATCTTCTAAAACGACCGGAACATAGTGATATTCTAAACTATTACAATCTAATAAAATAGCATGATCTTTTTTTCCCATCCCAATAGCAAATTGATCCATAATCCCACAATTTACTTTATTAAATACATTTTCTGATTTTTGACATAGCTTTACCATAGCGACTCGATCCATCTCTACTTGATACAAATCTCGTACAATTTCAGCCATCAATAATTCAATTGAAGCAGAGGAAGATAGCCCTGCTCCATTCGGGATATTTCCTTCAAATAAAATATCAAAACCGAAAGAAGTATTGACTCCTAATTCTTGAAACATTTTAATGACACCTTTTGGATAATTTGTCCAAGCATCTTTCTCATCATAGATAATATTTTCTAAAGAAATTTCAAATATTCCTAATTCTTTGAAATTATTAGAATACATTCGACAAAGCTTATCCTTTCTTCTTTTTAATACTGCATAAGTTCCAAAGCTTAAAGCACAAGGAAATACATAGCCTCCATTATAATCTGTATGTTCTCCAATCAAATTTACTCTTCCCGGAGAAAAATATCCTTCTAATGTATCATTTTTCTCTATTGAAAACAATTGTTTTGCTTCTTCACATAATCTTTTTACTATTATTTCCATCTGTTCCATATCTCTTCTTCTCCTTAATTCTTATTTTCTTTATTATAAGTATTTTTCTTATTTTGTCAAAACAAAAAGATCTCTTTTTAGAAAACTTATTTTAGATTCTTTAATAAGTTCACTTTTTCAAAGATAAATTTTTCTAACCAATAATCTTTTTCAAAAGAAGCATAGGAAATATGACCTCCATATTTTGGAGTTTCTAAATATAGAAACGTATTTTTTTCAACTTCTTCTCTAGGATAGCAAGATTCACTCATCATAGGATCATCCAAAGCTGTTAATATGAAAGAGGGATGATGAATATTTTTCAAACAAAATAAAGAACTGTTCTTTTTATAATATTCATAAGCATCTTTACAGCCTGCTAATTTTGAGGTAACTAAATTATCAAATTCTACTAAGGTTTTTGCTTTCTGAACTTCTTCCAATGAAATTTCAAATTTTTGAAAAATATTTGGATATTTTTCCTCCTTCTGAATCATTTTTTTCTTTAATTGTTTTAAAAAATATTGTTCGTATATTTTATTCCATCCTCGTGCAAATAAAAGAGAGCTTCCTTTTAAATCACAAGGTGGTGAAACAGCTACTCCCATTTTAACATTCTTCGGAATATCTATTTCCGTTCCCAAATAATGTAACACTTTATTAGCTCCTAAACTAAAACCAATTAAAACAATTTCTTCATAAGAGCTGGCATATTGTAATGCAGTGCTAATCTCATCGCCTTTTCCTGCTATATAAAAAAAAGGACTTGGGTTTGGCTCCTTACTACAACTTCGATAGTTTAAAGCTAGTACATCCCAAGATTTTTCTGAAAAATAACGAGCAAATGCTTTGATATAGTGACTCTCCGAACTTCCTTCCAATCCATGACAAAGAAGAATCAGTTTGGAATTTCCCTTTTCTACCCAATCAAAATCTAAAAAATCACCGTCTTCTAGAAATATTCTTTGTCTACGATAGCTAATATCTACCTTACGAAAAAAAGTAGGATAACAGGTATTGATATGAGCATTTCGGAACCAAAAGGAGGGCTTATATTCTATCATTCTACTACCTCCTCTAATATAAAATCTACAATTCTTTCTTCTAAACCAAAGCTTTGATTTTTGGATTCATAACCTAGATGACCCCCAAATTTAGGTCTTTCAAAAAATAAATTTGGATTTTTCTTTCCCTCTTCCACAGGAAAACAATTTTTGGAAACGACAATATCATCCCAAGGTAATAACAATAAAGTCGGCTTTGTAATCAAATGTAACTTCCCTTTCGTACTTGTCGTTCTATAATACTCATCTACATCTTTAAACCCTTCTATTTTTACAGTAAAAGTCTCATCAAAAGCTTGGAGTCCTTTACTCTGTAATACTTCCTCCAATTTGATTCCTGCTTCTTCAAAAATACCGGGATATTTTTTATTTTTTTCACGAAGGCAATCTTTCATCCTATCTAAGAAATATTCTTGATACTCTCCATTCCCTAATTTTTCAAAATCAGTAATGGAATCCCAAACATCACAAGGAGCTGAGACAGAAACGGCCCCCTTTATCATCTTATAGTTCTTTAAGAGATGTACCATAAAATTTAAAACAATATTTCCACCCATACTAAAACCAACTAAAACAATTTCAGAATACTCTTCTTCAAACGCTTTTATGACGGTTTCTAAATCTAAATAAGTCATCATACCATACATTTTAGCTCTTCGATTGACTTCTTCACTACAAGAACGATAATTCATTGCAACAACATCGAAATTTCTTCTTTGAAATTCTTTTGCTGTCGATTTCATATAAGGAGCTCGAGCACTTCCTCCTAACCCATGACAAAGAATAGCCAATCGGCTATTCCCTGTCAATAAACAATCCAGATCTAAAAAATCTTCATCTTCTGTTGTAATTCTTCTTCGTTCGTAATTCAACATTTCTCTATTCTTCCTTACTTATAATTATGTTTTTTCTTCAATTCTTTTAACAATTCTTCCTTTATCGGAATATCGTCTTGATAAAGACTAGGAATTACCCTTTCTACCGGAATAATTCCAATGGACATAATAATTCCTTCCGGTAAAGACATTCGAAATGTTTTTAAATAGGATAGCATTTCCTCTAGTTTTTCCTCTGCTACAATAAGATTAAAGAAACAATCCGTTCCCGGCCATATCTTATTATTTTTATGACGCAAAGTCTTACTGATCACTCTTTCTGCATGAGATTGTACTGCATAATAGTAGAAACCGATGTCTTCAAAAAAATCTTCTAATCTTCCTTTTTGTGATTCATTTACATGGATCAGTATCATTTTATAATTACTCATTTCCATCACGCTTCCCCCTTATTTTATCTTTTTAAAAAATTTAAAATTAGAAAAAAAGTGTTTCCCTCGCATAATAAAATCATCCATTAAGGAATACAAAATTGGAATTACTATTAAAGTTAATAAAGTCGATACACTCAAACCAAAAATAACAGCTAAAGACATTCCTTTATAAATTTCAGAGCCTTCTCCAAATCCTAGAGCCATAGGAATCATTCCTAAAACAGTAGTAGCCGTTGTCATTAGGATAGGACGTAGTCTTGTAGAACCTGCTTCTATAATTGCTTCTGTTCGACTCATTCCCCGTACTCTCATAAGTTGAATAAAATCAATCAACACGATGGCATTATTGACAACAATTCCTGCCAATAAAATAATTCCTATCATGGTCATCATATTCATTGCCTGACCTAAAATAAAGAGCCCTAAGAAAACTCCAATCAAAGCTAAAGGAATCGAACCAATCACCACAAAAGGTAATAAGAAACTTTCAAATTGAGCTGCAATTAAAGCATAAATTAAGAAAATTGCAATCAAGAGAGCAGAAGAAAGTTGAGACATCGTTGCATTCATATTTTCAGATTCTCCACCCCAAGAATAACTAATAGCATCGGATTGGTTTACCTTCTTAAATGCTTCAATAAAGGCCTGCTGTACTCCTCTTACTCCTAAACCATTATCATTTGCAGAAATCGTTACACTATAAATCCTATCTTTCTTTTGAATAGATAAAGAGCCCTCTCCATAAACAATATCTGCCACATCTCCAACTTTGATAAATTTATTGTCTCCAATTTTAATGTTTAAGTTCTTTAATTGGTTAATGTCTTGTCTTTTTTCTTTTGGAAGCCTTACAAGAACATCAATATTTTCTGTTCCTGTTTTTATCGTAGTTGTATTCCCACGATTTCCTCCTAATATATAATAACTCAAATTTTGTGCAATTACAACCGGATTTATTCCATAGCTTCTAATTTTATCTCGATTTAATATAAGTCTTGCTTCTTGGTTTCCCGGATCCAAAGAGGACTTTACATCTCGTACTTTAGGATTTTTAGATATCTCTTCCTGTACTAAAGCTCCCAAAGCCTTAATTTCACTTAAATTGGCTCCTTTAATTTGAAATTCAACATCTCTACGAATACTTCCCATTCCAAAATCTTCTTTCAAACTCACTCTGGTATCAGGAATTTTAGAAACCAAAGGTCTCATTTTCTCTATAATGTCAAAAACACTTGTAGATCTTGTATCTTTTTTTCCAATATCTACATTCACATTGACACTATTATTGCCCACAATAATAAAGTATGTTTTCGTATTTGGTTCTTCTTTGACAAAAGCTTCAATTTGTTTTGCAATCTTATCTGATTTTTCTAGATCTAATCCATTTGGTAATTCTGCTGTAATAGAATATCTTCCTTGATCTTGTTTCGGCATAAAATTAAATTTTAAAAAACTCGAAACAAAAATAGAAAATACAAATATTCCTAAAGTAATAAATATCGTTAATTTTCTATGCGATAAAGCATACGAAATCAATTTCAAATATTTTTCTCGCATTTTATGAAAAATCTTTCCATCAGAAGAAATTTTCACATCATTGCTCATGAGTTTACTTGCTAACATCGGAATTAAAGTTAAGGCCACAATCAAAGCAGCAACATTCGAAAAAATAATCGCATAAGCCATATCTCTAAAAATTTCACGAGCAAAACCGGGAATAAACAAAATTGGAATGAATACCAACATTGTTGTCAAAGCAGAAGCAAAAATAGAAGCACTTACTTCCGTAGAACCATTTTCAGAAGCTTCCAACACTGGAGAGTGTAATTCTGTAATATGACGATAAATATTATCAATAACTACCACAGAGTTATCCGTTAACATTCCTACTCCAATCGATAGTCCCATCAAAGAAATCAAATTTAAAGTAGTTCCTGTTGCCTTTAAAAAAGCAAACGTAAAAATAACAGAAATGGGTAAGGCTAAAGTAATTAAAAAAGTAGCTCTGATATTTCTTAAAAATACAAATAGTACAATGGTTGCTAAAATCAATCCTTGAAGAGCATTGGAACTCACTCCAGTTATAGAACTTTTAATATCCACAGAAGTGTCCATAATAATATTGTATTCTGTTCCCTTAGGCATAATTCCTTTCAATTCTCTTAACGCTTTATTTGCTTTCTCTGTCAAATCTACGGTACTTCCGTCGGTTGATTTTTGAAGTAGAATCGTAATCGCCTCTTTCCCGGAGATATATCCTTTATTACTCTCATCTTCTCTTGTCAAAACAACATTAGAAATATCTTTTAATCGCAAAGTATTCCCATTACTACTGATAATCATATTTTCAAAATCTTCAATACTTTGCATCTCTCCCATATAACGTACTACTAATTGCTTTGTTCCTGTTTGTAGAGTTCCTATCGGTAGAACTGTATTCGAAGAGGAAATCAAATTATAAAGTTCTACCGGCGAAAGATTATAAGCTGCTAATTTCTCACTGTCTACCTGAATTTGTAATTGTTTTGCAGCATTTCCATAAACATCTACCTGTGCCGCTCCGGGTAAACTTTCAAATTTTGGTTTTAAATATTCATCGACAAAGGTAGTTAATTCTGCTTTGTTCGGAGCGCTCATCATAACAACCATACTTAAACTTCCTATTCCTGCTTGAATTTTCTTTGCAACTGGGTTACTTGCATCCTTTGGCAAATCATTTAAAATTTTAGAAACCTCTCTTTGAATTTCTGTTACTTTTTGATCTGCATTTGTTCCAAAATTAAATTTTACTACAATACTAGAAGAACCATAAGAAGAGGTAGATTCTATTTTATCAATTCCTTCTACATTCGGTAAAATTGCTTCTATTTTTTTTGTAATCTGTGTCTCCACATCTTCTGCTACCGCTCCACTCCAACTACTTCGAATGGTTACTGTTGGAATTTCCATATTTGGTAATAATTCTGTTCTCATACTAAACATTGTAATAATTCCAATGAAAATAACAGAAATTACTATCATACTTGTAGCAACGGGTCGTCGTATTGAAAGACCTGACAATGTCATATTTTTCCTCCCTTATGTTCTACTAATTTGCTTGTTTTGGATCTAGGTCTGCCGGAGTGCTTTCTTCCACCTTATCTCCATCTTGTAATCCAAATAATCCTTTTACTACAATTCTATCTCCCTCTTGAATATCTTTCGAAATAATTTCTGTGTATTCTCCATTTTGGGATCCTGCTTGTACTTCTACTCTCACTGCTTTCCCATCTACAATTTTAAAAACATAGCTAATTAAATTTCTTACAAAAATAGCTTCATCAGGAACAGAAAGGACTTGCTTACTTCCTATCGATAGATTGACAGAAGCATACATTCCATCTTTTATTTCTTTCTCTGAATTTTGTAATATTATTTTTGTCATAAAGTTTTTCGTAGTAGTATCTGCAATCGGGTTTACTTCACTAATCACAGCCTCGTAATCTTTTCCGGTATTATCCACATGAACGGTTAAATGATCTCCATTTTTTACATTCGCGATATATTCTCCCGGTAAACCGATATATGCTTGCATTTGACTATCATTTAAAACAGTAAAAACATCTTCTAAAGGATTTACCTTGTTTCCTTCTTTTCCAAATAAATTTCCAATGGTTCCACTAATGTCTGCTCTTCTTTCCAACTTGCTATAATCACTCTGAGCACTTTGAAACATTGCCTTTGCAACCTCTAATTGTCCACTAGCAGATATCAAGGTATTTTCATAAGAAACATATTCCAAATGAGACACTAAACCTCGATCATATAATTGTTTAAACTTACTATGATTTCCTTGAGCAATTCGATAAGAAGATTCTGCTGTCTGTAAATTTGCTAAAGCTTGTAAATAGGATGCTTTTGTTCCGGCATCTGAAAAGCTCATAACTAAGTCTCCTTTTTTCACATAATCTCCGTTCTTTTTATAGATTTTTTCAATAGTTCCTCCGCGTTCCGTATTGTGATTCACCTTATCTTTCGGTTCTAGGACTGCATCTGATTCAAATATCTGACTCATTTCTCTGATAATAACCTGTTCACTTACTATTTTTTTTACCGGTCTTTCCATAGGAGTTTCTTCCTTTTTTCCACAGGCTACAAACAATACTATTCCCATTAACATTATTGCAATGATTTGTTTTCTCATCTTTCCTCCTAAAAATTATACTAACAATGATCTATAATATTCAAAAGCATAGTAATAATCTAATTCTGCTTGATAATAATTTACTCTCGCTTCTCTTAATTGTGTTTCCGATAGCAAATAATCTATAGTAGAAATCAATCCTGAATCAAATTTTTCTTGATCCATGCTAAAGTTTAGTTCTGCTGCCTCCAATCCTCTTTTCCTAGATTCTCTCAAAATTTCCAATCGTTGTAATTCAGAATAAGCAGTTTTTAAAGTTAATTCTATCGTATCTTGAGCTGTCATTTCTGACAATTCTTTATTCTCTTTTTCCAATTTTGCAATTTGATAGTTGTCATAATCACTTCCAAAAGAAAATACATTCCAAGAAACAGAAAGCCCTCCCATCCATTCGGCATCTTCTCTTGTTTGCTTCCATTTTGTTCTTTCCGTTGCCACTCCATAACTTGCAAAAGCATTTATCTTAGGAAGCATATTTCCTAAAGCAGCTGTTTCTTGAGCTTTTGCTATCTCAACTTGCGACTTTGCAATCAAAGATTGAATACTAGATTCTAAAGCTTTTTCTTTATCTTTTTGAAAATCAATAGTATCTGTTAAATGATTTGGTACATTAAACTCTTTCACTTCTAGTTGCTCTTCTTTATCTATTCCCATTTGGAATTTCAAATCTTCAGTTTGTACCTCAATATTACTTTTGGCTTTTGCAATCAAAGATTGTATCTCTAATAAATTATATTTTGTCTTTAATAAATCTGTTTTTGTGATCAATCGCAACTCCAATTGTGCTTCTTGTTTTTGATATCGCTTTTGTAATTGCTTCTCTGAGTTTTCTAAAGCTTGTAAATTTCTTTTACTATTCACAATATTAGAGAAAGTTCGTATGGTTTTTAAACGAGTATTCAACCCTTCTTGAACATACGACAGATCCGCGATTGTTTCATAAGCTTTAGCCCCTTGAATCCCGGCAATAATAGCTCCACCTTGAAAAATTGGTTGACTAATCGTAATTGATTGTTTATATCCTCCTTTTTCTAATTGCATAGAAGACTTATTTTTAGAGATATTTCTCTCATACTCTGTACGTTGATAACTAGTATTATAAAGAACACTTGGTAATGCTTTTTTGATTGCTTGACTCCTATTTAGTTTTGAAATTTGTAATTTTTTCTCTGAAATTTTAAGTGTCTTACTGTGATTCATCGATTCTTGAATTGCCTCTTCCAAGGTAATTTCCCTTGCAAAGGCTAAACTTCCCACTAAAAAAAACATAGTCCATATTTTTTTCATTCTTTCATCCCCTATTTACTTTATCATTTTTAAAATATTCTTAATCAAAAACTC encodes:
- a CDS encoding dicarboxylate/amino acid:cation symporter, with amino-acid sequence MAKLKDNLIVKLLLGVIIGIIVGLYANEQVIGIINTIKFLIGQIIFFIVPLIILGFITPAITKMKSNASKMLGTMLGLSYSSSVGAALFSMVAGYILIPKLNIITNVEGLKEIPELIFKVEVPPVVSVMTALVLSIVLGLAVIWTNSKKTEELLDEFNEIMLSVVYKIVIPLLPIFIASTFATLSYEGSITKQFPVFLKVIVIVLLGHYIWLAVLYLLGGAISGKNPWSLLKHYGPAYLTAVGTMSSAATLPVALSCAKKSNVLHDDVADFAIPLGATTHLCGSVLTEVFFVMTVSKILYGSLPSVGTMILFVFLLGIFAVGAPGVPGGTVMASLGIIISVVGFDETGTALMLTIFALQDSFGTACNVTGDGALALILNGIFKKELEKN
- a CDS encoding pyridoxamine 5'-phosphate oxidase family protein, yielding MLTDVMKEMIEKELAYVSTVSNDGIPNIGPKRSMRLLDEHTLIYNENTGKQTMKNLIDNGKVAVAYADWSKLDGYRFVGKAEVFTEGKYYDEAVEWAKGKMGAPKAAVVIHIEEIYTLRSGSTAGDKIS
- the galE gene encoding UDP-glucose 4-epimerase GalE; protein product: MAVLVCGGAGYIGSHVVKALLDQGEKVVVIDNLITGHVDAVDERAELLLGDLRDEEFLNHAFEKHSIDGVIDFAAFSLVGESVEEPLKYFENNFYGTLCLLKAMKKYKVNHIVFSSTAATYGEPENIPILETDTTFPTNPYGESKLCVEKMLKWCDKAYGIKYTALRYFNVAGAHASGEIGEAHTTETHLIPIVLQVALGQRAKIGIYGDDYPTQDGTCIRDYIHVMDLADAHILALNRLRKGGDSTVFNLGNGEGFSVKEVIEVCRKVTGHTIPAETSPRRAGDPAKLVASSEKAMHELKWTPKYNSLEKIIETAWNWHKSHPNGYED
- a CDS encoding UDP-glucose--hexose-1-phosphate uridylyltransferase, with amino-acid sequence MAEIHGTLNRLIKYGLENELIVDYDEIWVRNELMDLFHLTEWKEMPISACMMPKYPQSILDTLCDYAVEQGIIEDTAGNRELFDTKIMGKLTPSPSQVIDRFRATSEFSKEVATQKFYEFSQKTNYIRMDRIAKNVYWKVPTEYGNLEITINLSKPEKDPRDIERQKNLPSSSYPQCLLCYENVGYAGRGNHPARQNHRVLPFILEEEKWYLQYSPYVYYNEHAIVFSREHRPMKISRGSFARITDFLEQVPHYFLGSNADLPIVGGSILSHDHYQGGNHEFPMAKAEIEEEIVFQGFEKVKAGIVKWPMSVLRISSPNREAIINLSDKILRTWREYSDEECGIFAYTGEEAHNTITPIGRRRGENFEMDLVLRNNRRSEEHPLGIFHPHKEYHNIKKENIGLIEVMGLAVLPGRLKEELEIIRGYLKEESYLEKIKADERVIKHYDWIASFPNAEIDLEKEVGIVFSHVLEDAGVYKRTEEGRKGLLRFVEAVNEN
- a CDS encoding galactokinase, with translation MEIIVKRLCEEAKQLFSIEKNDTLEGYFSPGRVNLIGEHTDYNGGYVFPCALSFGTYAVLKRRKDKLCRMYSNNFKELGIFEISLENIIYDEKDAWTNYPKGVIKMFQELGVNTSFGFDILFEGNIPNGAGLSSSASIELLMAEIVRDLYQVEMDRVAMVKLCQKSENVFNKVNCGIMDQFAIGMGKKDHAILLDCNSLEYHYVPVVLEDASIVIANTNKKRGLADSKYNERRASCEAAVADLQKEGCKIQYLGELSLQEFEEKKSLILGEEKQKRAKHAVAENERTKIAVEKLNQNDICAFGKLMNDSHISLRDDYEVTGFELDSLVEAAWEEEGCLGSRMTGAGFGGCTVSIVKNEAVEHFIENVGKKYQEKTGLKAEFYIAKIGEGTRKLGEF